The DNA segment GAGATAAACACCGTCATAAGACGTCTATATCCCCCACTATAAATAGTCGATGTCTTACACTTGAGGATCTGCCAACTCAGCAGATAATATTGTTGATTAACAATACACAGGACATACCCAAACTAAAGTTGTGATTATTAAAATTTTACGATAAATAATTCTGTCAAAATCAGAACTTGTGGCCGCAGTTTCCAATGCCGGTGGTTTAGGTATTTTAGCAACTGGGCCATTGAGCCAGGAAGAAACCCGCACTGCAATTAGAAAGATCCGTAACCTCACTGGTACTCCGCAATTGCCAGTGAGGTTGATCTACCATTTTGGAAACTCGTTGCAGGGGTATTTGTGCAGTTCGACAAGATCAAGCAACTCTCTTATTTTGGTGCCTGAACAGAGAAAATAGAAGTAATATCGACGATTCAACACCCTAGCTCAGAGATTAACAGGGATAACGAATAAGATAGAAGGATGTATCACGACTCCCTTATATCTATACCCAATTAGATTAGTCGGTCAATTAGATTATGCAGACCAGTCAGATAACGCTTGTAAACTAAAACTTTGCACACCAACACGCATAATCACCTCATTTTGTAATATCTCTAAGATCTCCACATCATCACTTAACCAACTACCTTCTCGTAAGTCTCGATTATTAAGACGCACACTGCGACTTTTAGCGTTCGACGAATATATATGTGAGCTATAATTAATGTCCGGTATTTGTGCGCGTAAGTACTGTGGTAACTCAGCGAGAGGGACGGCATTATAACTTTCTGCAACCGCGTTTACAGAGATATTATCGTTATCACTTGTTGCTGTTAGCGCACGATTAAACTTAGCCAGTAGTTCTGGAGACACCTGCTCATTGGCTAATTCCGCATTCATGGTTAATAACTCAGAGGGCTGACCCGCTGGCACTGCAGGCTTGCTACCCGATACAATCAAAACGGGTAAGTTATTTTCTGAATACGACGCTGATACCGACGTGACTGGAATGCGGATCACCGAGAGCGGATACGCAAATTCAATATCTGGTAACTTTAAAATAATCAGCGGATCGGTTTGTTCAACGCCGACTGAAACAGCCCTCACCACATCGATACTGTTATTTACATTACCCATTGCAAGTAAGACTGGACTCCATAAGACACTAGCAAAGCTAACACTTATACTGAATATAATTAACGTTTTACCCACTACAAAATTCATTTTTCCTCCG comes from the Moritella yayanosii genome and includes:
- a CDS encoding general secretion pathway protein GspB, which codes for MNFVVGKTLIIFSISVSFASVLWSPVLLAMGNVNNSIDVVRAVSVGVEQTDPLIILKLPDIEFAYPLSVIRIPVTSVSASYSENNLPVLIVSGSKPAVPAGQPSELLTMNAELANEQVSPELLAKFNRALTATSDNDNISVNAVAESYNAVPLAELPQYLRAQIPDINYSSHIYSSNAKSRSVRLNNRDLREGSWLSDDVEILEILQNEVIMRVGVQSFSLQALSDWSA